A genomic segment from Peribacillus sp. ACCC06369 encodes:
- a CDS encoding toxic anion resistance protein, with the protein MNNNDPNLLNKTNNASLIDDLLANPFDGVQELEKVSSQEAKPVKLIDVIPEENRAKAYQLAEQIDPTNHQAMISYGTPAQSKLLTFSNSMLEHVQKKDVGEVGNIISDLMKKLNELSPDELKPDKPSFFARMFGKLSGSVQEVLSKYQKTGAQIDRISVKLDRSKNILLSDIVILEKLYETNKEYFQALNVYIAAGEIKLEEIHEKTIPELRKSAELSNDQMKFQEVNDMRQFAERLDKRLHDLKLSREITIQSAPQIRLIQNTNQALVEKIQSSIMTAIPLWKNQVAIALTLIRQRHAVEAQKQVSKTTNDLLLKNSEMLKTNTIETAKENERGLVDIETLKNTQANLISTLEETMRIQEEGRHKRRQAEQELASMENELKQKLLEIKG; encoded by the coding sequence ATGAATAACAATGATCCAAACCTGTTGAATAAAACGAATAATGCCAGTTTGATCGATGATCTTTTAGCCAATCCATTTGATGGGGTGCAGGAGCTGGAGAAAGTATCTTCCCAGGAAGCGAAACCAGTAAAACTGATTGATGTCATTCCTGAAGAGAACAGGGCAAAGGCTTATCAGCTTGCCGAACAAATCGACCCAACGAATCATCAGGCAATGATATCCTACGGTACACCCGCCCAATCAAAACTCCTGACCTTTTCTAATTCCATGCTTGAGCATGTCCAGAAAAAAGATGTGGGTGAAGTAGGCAACATTATCAGTGATTTAATGAAGAAGTTAAACGAGCTGAGTCCGGATGAGCTTAAACCGGATAAGCCCTCTTTTTTTGCGCGTATGTTCGGGAAGCTCTCGGGATCTGTACAGGAGGTGCTCTCCAAGTATCAGAAAACTGGGGCCCAGATTGATCGAATCAGTGTAAAACTAGATCGGAGCAAGAATATCCTGTTATCGGATATCGTAATCCTTGAAAAGCTATATGAAACGAATAAGGAATATTTTCAGGCGTTGAATGTCTATATTGCAGCAGGGGAAATAAAACTCGAAGAAATCCATGAGAAAACGATTCCGGAGCTAAGGAAGTCCGCTGAATTAAGCAATGATCAAATGAAGTTTCAAGAAGTCAATGATATGCGCCAATTTGCTGAACGGTTGGATAAAAGGCTTCATGATTTGAAATTGAGTCGTGAAATCACGATTCAAAGCGCACCGCAAATCAGGCTGATTCAAAACACGAATCAGGCACTAGTCGAGAAAATACAATCTTCGATCATGACGGCCATTCCTCTTTGGAAAAATCAGGTTGCGATTGCACTGACCCTAATCAGGCAAAGGCATGCTGTAGAAGCGCAAAAGCAGGTTTCCAAGACTACAAATGACTTGTTACTGAAGAACTCTGAGATGCTGAAAACGAATACCATTGAAACGGCTAAAGAAAATGAGCGGGGACTTGTCGATATCGAAACATTAAAAAATACTCAAGCCAACTTGATTTCCACGCTTGAGGAAACCATGCGGATTCAGGAAGAAGGCAGGCATAAACGCCGACAAGCCGAGCAGGAATTGGCGTCAATGGAAAATGAACTGAAACAGAAACTATTGGAGATAAAGGGATAA
- a CDS encoding nitroreductase, protein METIEAIKTRRSIGIVKQDPIPKEMIEQIIEAGTYAPNHHRTEPWRFFVLTGEGRNKLGQVFEEITRIENADDTPESLISKLERQKKNPLRAPVIIAVGIEPSDKNNVLVSEEYAAVNSAIQNMLLAAHSLGLGAVWRTGKITYHEKVREFFKLSSKGEVLAFIYLGYPDMEPKPAKKTPIDELTTWIG, encoded by the coding sequence GTGGAAACTATCGAGGCTATAAAAACGAGAAGAAGCATTGGAATCGTTAAGCAAGATCCGATACCGAAAGAAATGATCGAACAAATCATCGAAGCTGGAACATATGCACCTAATCATCACCGAACGGAGCCTTGGCGCTTTTTTGTATTGACAGGAGAAGGAAGAAATAAACTTGGGCAGGTCTTCGAAGAAATAACAAGAATCGAAAATGCTGATGATACTCCGGAAAGTCTAATCAGCAAGCTCGAAAGACAAAAAAAGAATCCCTTAAGGGCTCCAGTCATCATTGCAGTGGGCATAGAGCCTAGTGATAAGAATAATGTCCTCGTTTCAGAGGAATATGCGGCAGTGAACAGTGCCATCCAAAACATGCTTCTAGCTGCACATTCCCTAGGTTTGGGTGCAGTATGGAGAACGGGGAAAATAACATATCATGAAAAGGTCCGGGAATTTTTCAAATTATCCTCAAAGGGAGAAGTATTGGCCTTCATATATTTGGGCTATCCTGACATGGAGCCGAAACCTGCTAAGAAAACACCGATTGATGAATTGACCACATGGATCGGGTGA
- a CDS encoding SEC-C metal-binding domain-containing protein gives MRTIDPFEILDGKAIKYLDVFGVEDGIALKSKYEDKTYWIYDYYCMHQTCDCQEVYLEFVEELKSNKQAGQHFGVRVSFRDNQFALEDYNISKQKAMDIAEDTLKYSKDVMELFKQRYQQMKEKGTQIIMESAKAAKMPHVHTEPVIGRNEPCPCGSGKKYKKCCGAA, from the coding sequence ATGAGGACGATTGATCCATTTGAGATACTCGATGGAAAAGCGATTAAATATTTGGATGTTTTTGGCGTTGAGGATGGAATTGCATTAAAGAGTAAGTATGAAGATAAAACATATTGGATATATGATTATTATTGCATGCATCAGACTTGTGATTGCCAGGAAGTATACCTTGAATTCGTAGAGGAGCTCAAGAGCAATAAACAGGCAGGACAGCATTTTGGAGTGAGGGTTTCTTTCAGGGATAATCAATTTGCCCTGGAGGATTATAATATTTCCAAGCAAAAGGCAATGGATATCGCGGAAGATACGTTAAAGTACAGTAAAGATGTAATGGAGTTATTTAAACAGCGCTATCAGCAAATGAAGGAAAAAGGCACGCAAATTATCATGGAAAGTGCGAAGGCAGCTAAAATGCCGCATGTCCATACGGAACCGGTAATCGGAAGAAACGAACCTTGTCCATGCGGAAGCGGGAAAAAATACAAAAAATGCTGCGGTGCAGCTTAA
- a CDS encoding S8 family peptidase → MTREKRLIPYKVLEVMDAVKEKIPEGVELVKAPAIWEKSNYGEGVVIAVIDTGIDKGHPDLKERIIGGKDFTNTGDFQDDNGHGTHVSGTVLAAINNAGVVGVAPKASILALKALNGQGQGEIDWINGALEYAINWRGPNEEKVSVISLSLGGPPDEAEHKLIQKALQNDILVVCAAGNSGDGRHETDELDYPGAYPEVVEVGAVDLSRNLADFSNTNDEIDLVAPGVDILSTYPGNKYARLSGTSMATPHVSGAAALLKVIAEKEFDRKLTEAELYAQLVKNTEDLGISKKAQGNGMLNLTIGEQRIEKSIKITIESENLKLPSKSVVMEY, encoded by the coding sequence ATGACAAGAGAAAAAAGATTAATACCTTACAAAGTTCTAGAAGTAATGGATGCGGTGAAAGAGAAGATTCCTGAGGGTGTCGAGCTTGTGAAAGCCCCGGCAATTTGGGAAAAAAGCAATTATGGTGAGGGCGTGGTAATTGCCGTCATCGATACAGGCATTGATAAGGGGCATCCAGACCTCAAAGAAAGAATCATCGGTGGAAAGGATTTTACCAATACCGGGGATTTTCAAGATGATAACGGACATGGGACACACGTGAGCGGTACGGTTTTGGCTGCCATTAATAATGCTGGTGTAGTGGGAGTGGCTCCGAAAGCAAGCATATTAGCGTTAAAGGCATTAAATGGTCAGGGACAAGGCGAAATAGATTGGATTAATGGAGCTTTAGAGTATGCAATCAATTGGCGGGGACCTAATGAAGAAAAGGTTTCAGTTATTTCACTTTCACTTGGCGGTCCTCCGGATGAGGCTGAACATAAACTCATTCAAAAGGCCCTTCAGAACGATATCCTTGTTGTTTGCGCAGCTGGAAATAGTGGTGATGGGCGTCATGAAACGGATGAATTGGATTATCCAGGAGCATATCCCGAAGTAGTGGAAGTCGGAGCTGTGGATTTAAGCAGGAATTTAGCGGATTTTTCAAATACAAATGATGAGATTGACTTGGTGGCGCCAGGGGTCGATATTCTCTCTACGTATCCAGGGAATAAGTATGCGAGGCTGAGCGGAACGTCAATGGCTACGCCTCATGTAAGCGGTGCAGCAGCGCTCTTGAAAGTGATTGCTGAAAAGGAGTTTGACCGTAAGTTAACTGAAGCGGAATTATACGCACAGTTAGTGAAAAATACCGAAGATCTGGGAATCAGCAAAAAAGCACAGGGAAATGGAATGCTTAACTTAACGATAGGGGAACAAAGAATTGAAAAATCCATTAAGATTACCATAGAATCAGAAAACCTTAAGTTACCGAGTAAATCGGTGGTCATGGAATATTAG
- a CDS encoding DUF1775 domain-containing protein, giving the protein MKNISKLLISTFAALFIFSGSANAHVTVKPSSSAPEAWETYTLKVPVEKETATTKVTLKVPEGITFESYQPVPGWKVTTEGDKDGHVKTVTWAATDAGISAGQFQQFSFVAQNPKEETNVAWDAFQYYEDGEIVEWSGDEGSELPHSVTEISVAPKADAESTDHGHKDADDTNDSKTTDNSKDSVTTEDDSNQTLIITLAVISLILSIVALFAALRKNKK; this is encoded by the coding sequence ATGAAAAACATTTCAAAGCTACTTATATCCACATTTGCTGCATTATTCATTTTCTCCGGTTCGGCGAATGCACACGTTACAGTCAAACCTAGTTCATCTGCACCTGAGGCATGGGAAACTTATACACTCAAAGTGCCCGTTGAAAAAGAAACTGCCACTACAAAGGTGACTTTAAAAGTACCTGAAGGGATTACTTTTGAAAGCTATCAGCCTGTACCAGGATGGAAAGTGACAACCGAAGGTGACAAAGATGGGCATGTAAAAACGGTAACTTGGGCAGCAACTGATGCAGGAATATCCGCTGGACAATTCCAGCAGTTCTCATTCGTTGCCCAAAATCCCAAAGAAGAAACGAATGTGGCCTGGGATGCATTTCAATATTACGAAGATGGTGAAATTGTCGAATGGAGTGGTGATGAAGGCTCAGAACTCCCGCATTCTGTAACGGAAATTTCAGTTGCGCCAAAGGCAGATGCAGAATCTACGGACCATGGTCACAAAGATGCAGATGACACTAATGATTCCAAGACAACTGACAATTCAAAGGATTCCGTAACAACAGAAGATGATAGCAATCAAACGCTAATCATCACTCTGGCTGTCATATCACTAATTCTTTCCATTGTAGCGCTTTTTGCAGCTCTAAGGAAAAACAAAAAATAA
- a CDS encoding copper resistance protein CopC codes for MKNYLWLVFSLFSLLLYPAMASGHATVISSNPSPNEAMDTLPEKISIQFSENIQPAFHSLEVFSQDGDKIKIQDSTISEQSEKILVAKWKGTIDEGIYYIKWRVVSSDGHPIEGTIPFQFGESAGLSDQENSDVNAGFPNFINVFLQSLQYICFAALTGILFFQLSLMKDSRLFEASRRASLYLWLSYAGLAFSIFFSLPLKVTIDAGVGWTDAFNVSYIKEVLNATNFGTIWIVEILMLLLLFLVIYFMLENSLIKSLPFVTIIIIAGLMVCKALTGHTAAVPNQVLAVLMDFLHLLSMALWLGGLMALLVILPGLADRQPVQEDKKTYYWSIIQRFSRWSFLFVIILIVSGIYSSLQHVPTIHSLINTTYGQLLLAKIGLMLVMIVFGGFHFLRGKKQTKKLGYSVGMEFGLGIIILLVAALLTNVQTAMSSPGPIEKTLQTDENNEITLMVTPNEVGDNLIQVDLSNGGKPIAEIEQLTITMQPVDTPGGEIKLQMQEKNKGTFTSKSILTMPGKWNIHVHGLTESLDSINVDFTILIGNS; via the coding sequence ATGAAAAATTATTTATGGCTGGTATTCAGCCTATTCAGTTTGCTTTTATATCCAGCAATGGCTTCTGGTCATGCTACTGTAATAAGCTCTAATCCCAGCCCGAATGAAGCGATGGATACTCTTCCTGAAAAGATCAGCATTCAATTCAGTGAAAATATACAACCAGCTTTCCATTCGCTTGAGGTATTCAGCCAAGATGGGGATAAAATTAAAATTCAAGACAGTACAATCTCGGAACAAAGTGAAAAAATACTGGTAGCTAAGTGGAAAGGCACTATCGATGAAGGGATTTACTACATAAAATGGAGAGTGGTTTCTAGTGATGGTCACCCCATTGAAGGGACAATTCCCTTTCAATTCGGAGAATCAGCGGGTCTATCAGACCAAGAAAATTCCGATGTGAATGCAGGTTTTCCGAATTTCATCAACGTTTTCCTGCAAAGTCTTCAATACATATGCTTCGCAGCCCTAACCGGAATCCTTTTTTTCCAATTATCGTTAATGAAGGATTCCCGCCTTTTTGAAGCCAGCCGAAGAGCCAGTCTATACCTTTGGCTTTCATATGCAGGTTTAGCATTTTCCATTTTCTTCAGTCTGCCTTTAAAGGTGACGATTGACGCTGGCGTAGGTTGGACCGATGCATTTAATGTGAGTTATATAAAAGAAGTATTGAATGCTACAAACTTTGGAACCATCTGGATCGTTGAAATTCTAATGTTGCTTCTTCTGTTTTTAGTGATTTATTTCATGCTCGAAAACTCACTGATTAAATCACTCCCTTTCGTTACTATCATAATAATAGCCGGCTTGATGGTTTGTAAGGCTTTAACTGGACATACGGCAGCCGTCCCTAATCAGGTTCTGGCCGTTTTGATGGACTTCCTCCATTTATTGTCCATGGCTTTATGGCTCGGCGGACTTATGGCCTTATTGGTGATTTTACCTGGGCTTGCTGATCGGCAGCCAGTCCAAGAAGATAAGAAAACATATTACTGGTCAATCATTCAAAGGTTTTCCAGATGGTCGTTCCTGTTTGTAATCATACTGATTGTTAGCGGGATATATAGCAGCTTACAGCATGTGCCGACTATCCATTCATTGATAAACACGACATATGGACAATTGTTACTTGCGAAAATTGGTCTCATGTTGGTCATGATCGTTTTCGGGGGCTTTCATTTTCTCAGAGGGAAAAAGCAAACGAAAAAACTTGGTTATAGTGTGGGAATGGAGTTTGGTTTAGGAATCATCATACTTCTCGTTGCAGCTCTATTGACAAATGTCCAAACTGCCATGTCTTCTCCCGGGCCAATAGAGAAAACCTTACAGACTGACGAAAATAATGAGATCACATTAATGGTGACTCCCAATGAAGTCGGGGATAACCTAATTCAAGTAGATCTATCCAATGGCGGCAAGCCGATTGCTGAAATAGAACAGCTTACAATCACCATGCAGCCAGTCGATACGCCAGGCGGTGAAATAAAGCTGCAAATGCAGGAAAAAAATAAAGGTACATTTACATCAAAGTCTATATTAACCATGCCAGGAAAGTGGAATATCCATGTTCACGGATTAACCGAAAGCCTGGATTCAATCAATGTTGATTTTACAATTTTAATAGGGAATTCATAA
- a CDS encoding cadherin-like beta sandwich domain-containing protein, which produces MLNKGLKEKSVKAILVGSLVGIGASTYMPVVEAAEGPSVLQEEAQTVNILSKLEIEGLVLDQKFSESIHDYSSTVGNDVEKITLIAESYNENAAIYVNGVKLTNGEVKDLTLQTGMNTFEITVSDGINETVAYTVKIEKLESDDNLLTSIGLSKGSLTFDSNVTAYNASVENEVKSVTVAPTLSDSTAKVKVNGKDATSAGVKVTLPIGRTTVRIIVTAENGDEKTYTLTITRAAAKITESKDKDAPKDDEVQKEPTKGASEALPSSDKGNKSSLTSTAESSNNPKPSSGSQVPKAQQLESISTQKPKTDSVEKVPSTDSLSQEGNNAPVLNNLTVSSGVWNKPFDSNEHTYHIEVDNDIASVEMNATTSASGAKIEYDGESSKKVKIKDKAKTAISVTVSKDGERRTYVLVFEKDMDLEMDEEETVDDIKTKEAEVEATQMSTAGKEDTVTSNKIGGPRIIGNQPDESVSFWGKIKDFFTSLF; this is translated from the coding sequence TTGCTAAATAAGGGGTTAAAAGAAAAAAGTGTGAAGGCGATTTTGGTTGGTTCCCTTGTGGGGATAGGAGCATCCACTTATATGCCCGTGGTAGAGGCTGCGGAGGGTCCTTCTGTTCTGCAGGAAGAGGCCCAAACGGTAAATATTCTTTCAAAGTTAGAAATAGAAGGTTTGGTACTGGATCAAAAATTTTCAGAGAGTATACACGACTATAGTTCAACAGTGGGGAATGATGTGGAAAAGATTACCTTGATTGCAGAGAGTTACAATGAGAATGCAGCCATATATGTGAATGGCGTCAAACTGACAAATGGTGAGGTGAAGGACTTAACTCTTCAAACCGGCATGAATACTTTTGAAATCACCGTGAGTGATGGAATAAATGAAACGGTTGCATATACCGTCAAGATCGAAAAACTTGAAAGTGATGATAACCTTTTAACTTCGATTGGATTATCAAAAGGCTCGTTAACATTCGATTCTAATGTGACAGCTTATAATGCTTCAGTTGAAAATGAAGTCAAGTCCGTTACGGTGGCCCCGACATTGAGTGACAGTACCGCAAAAGTAAAGGTGAATGGAAAGGATGCAACCAGCGCAGGTGTAAAGGTTACCCTTCCGATCGGTAGGACGACAGTGAGGATTATCGTTACAGCGGAAAATGGAGATGAAAAAACATATACGCTCACGATTACACGGGCCGCAGCCAAGATAACTGAATCGAAGGATAAAGATGCCCCTAAAGATGATGAAGTTCAAAAGGAGCCCACAAAAGGAGCAAGTGAGGCTCTGCCTTCCTCCGACAAGGGGAATAAATCATCTTTAACTTCTACTGCTGAATCCTCCAATAATCCAAAACCAAGCAGTGGCAGCCAAGTACCGAAAGCACAGCAGCTTGAAAGTATTTCAACACAGAAACCGAAAACGGATTCTGTAGAGAAGGTACCGTCAACCGATTCTTTAAGTCAAGAAGGCAATAACGCCCCAGTGTTGAACAATTTGACAGTATCATCCGGAGTATGGAACAAACCTTTTGATTCGAATGAGCATACATATCATATCGAGGTCGATAATGATATTGCTTCAGTCGAAATGAATGCAACGACAAGTGCTAGCGGAGCCAAGATTGAATATGACGGTGAGAGCAGTAAAAAAGTGAAGATCAAGGATAAAGCGAAGACGGCCATTTCAGTTACAGTTTCAAAGGATGGGGAACGCCGTACTTATGTCCTTGTTTTCGAAAAGGATATGGATTTGGAGATGGATGAGGAAGAAACCGTAGATGATATCAAAACAAAAGAGGCGGAAGTTGAGGCAACGCAAATGAGTACAGCTGGAAAAGAGGATACAGTTACTTCCAATAAGATTGGAGGTCCGAGAATAATTGGGAACCAACCTGATGAGTCCGTGTCATTCTGGGGGAAAATCAAGGATTTCTTCACCTCTCTATTTTAA
- a CDS encoding PAS domain-containing sensor histidine kinase, which yields MSKRSILAIYILSGILTLVVFDFFLTTNIHNKEVFIQLQRVEGIVFLLSIGLILFLYLAKREEFKQLKEAEQRRRTLINSMVDFVNFKDGDGRWLESNTFGLQLFQLEHVDYKGKKDSELAEYSEFYKESLIYCEGSDEETWVKGEITRCEEIIPLPDGNHKTFDTIKVPLFNEDGSRKGLVVIGRDISERVVAENQLFDSEQRYKSLFEHNPYPMLMLDLNGMITTVNPRFETVTGFQQEEIHGASFIKLNFTTEDAELIRTSCQYVIENHKGIKKGKDIEFLTKYGKSILLSCTFVPMMVGEDLVGIITYAKEVTQIRETEARLRRTEKLSIVGELAASVAHEVRNPLTSLKGFVQLLKKSDHPYEQYYTIMLSELDRINLIVSELLVLAKPQELPFSKHQIIELMNDVKTLLKPEADSYPTQISISVKNEIPLLLCEGNQLKQVFINMLKNSMEASADHIWIDFERKDNNLSITIKDNGSGIEKKRLKHLGEPFYSSKEKGTGLGLTVSCRIIEAHRGKVHFNSEPSHGTEVQILLPI from the coding sequence ATGTCCAAACGCTCCATCTTAGCAATATATATCCTATCCGGGATTCTTACACTAGTCGTGTTCGACTTTTTTTTAACTACAAATATCCATAACAAAGAGGTCTTCATTCAACTTCAGAGAGTGGAAGGCATTGTTTTCCTTTTATCAATAGGCTTGATATTATTTCTTTATTTAGCTAAAAGGGAAGAATTCAAACAATTAAAAGAAGCGGAACAACGCCGGCGCACACTCATCAATTCAATGGTGGATTTCGTTAACTTCAAGGATGGTGATGGCCGATGGCTTGAGTCCAATACCTTCGGGCTACAATTATTTCAGTTGGAGCATGTAGATTATAAGGGAAAAAAAGACAGCGAACTCGCAGAATACTCCGAATTTTATAAAGAGTCGTTGATCTACTGTGAAGGTTCCGATGAAGAAACGTGGGTAAAAGGGGAAATTACAAGGTGTGAGGAAATCATCCCTCTTCCCGACGGCAATCACAAGACCTTTGATACGATTAAAGTTCCCCTGTTCAATGAGGATGGTTCACGAAAAGGCTTAGTAGTCATCGGCAGGGATATTTCTGAAAGGGTTGTCGCTGAGAATCAATTATTCGATAGTGAACAACGCTATAAATCATTGTTTGAACACAACCCTTATCCGATGCTGATGCTTGATTTAAATGGAATGATCACGACCGTAAATCCAAGGTTTGAAACGGTAACAGGCTTTCAACAGGAAGAAATACATGGAGCCTCATTCATTAAATTGAACTTTACTACAGAAGATGCGGAACTGATCCGTACATCTTGCCAATATGTCATCGAAAACCATAAGGGGATTAAGAAAGGGAAAGATATAGAATTCCTAACGAAGTACGGGAAGTCCATCTTACTTTCTTGTACGTTTGTCCCGATGATGGTTGGCGAGGATTTGGTCGGGATCATCACTTATGCTAAAGAAGTCACTCAAATTCGAGAAACCGAAGCACGCTTAAGAAGAACAGAAAAATTGTCGATAGTCGGCGAACTTGCCGCAAGTGTAGCCCACGAAGTACGAAACCCGTTGACTTCTTTAAAGGGTTTTGTCCAGCTACTTAAAAAGAGCGACCATCCCTATGAACAATACTACACGATTATGTTAAGTGAATTGGACCGGATCAATCTTATTGTAAGCGAGTTACTCGTTCTGGCAAAACCACAGGAACTTCCATTCAGCAAGCATCAAATCATCGAACTGATGAATGATGTCAAAACCTTGTTGAAACCAGAGGCGGACTCGTACCCCACCCAAATATCAATATCTGTAAAAAACGAAATACCGCTTCTATTATGTGAGGGAAACCAATTAAAACAAGTATTCATAAACATGCTCAAGAATTCAATGGAGGCATCCGCCGATCACATTTGGATTGATTTTGAGCGCAAGGACAATAACCTTTCCATTACCATCAAAGATAATGGAAGCGGAATAGAAAAAAAACGGTTAAAGCATCTTGGAGAACCTTTCTATTCCTCTAAAGAAAAAGGAACAGGGTTAGGATTGACAGTCAGCTGCCGAATCATTGAGGCGCATCGGGGAAAGGTCCACTTTAACAGCGAACCAAGCCATGGAACCGAGGTCCAAATTCTTTTGCCCATATAA
- a CDS encoding VTT domain-containing protein, with protein sequence MKKVLTLTGLLVIALFIFSNAELFTLIWKSDLDSVISILKENLLLTFIVTFVLMFVQNSFTIIPLILLLTINVTIFGFIYGYLWSWFTSVVASGFIFYAARNWFQELLLKKMGEKWQKTVVEHGFMYVFTGRIFPLIPTSLINLAAGVSTVTFKDFLLATALGNLIYFFFLSLIPYGLLSVEMNQYTLVALALLFLLFFIIYKRAKKKKNLTLFRKNR encoded by the coding sequence TTGAAAAAAGTCCTGACCTTAACCGGTCTACTGGTAATTGCATTATTTATTTTTTCAAATGCAGAATTATTTACTTTGATTTGGAAAAGTGACTTGGATTCAGTTATTAGCATATTGAAGGAAAACCTTTTGCTCACTTTTATTGTGACATTCGTATTGATGTTTGTCCAAAATTCATTTACAATCATCCCCTTAATTTTGCTTCTGACTATCAATGTAACGATATTCGGATTCATATATGGCTACCTATGGAGTTGGTTTACAAGTGTCGTTGCTTCAGGATTCATTTTTTATGCTGCAAGAAATTGGTTTCAGGAACTTCTCTTAAAGAAGATGGGGGAAAAATGGCAAAAAACTGTTGTGGAGCATGGCTTCATGTACGTGTTTACAGGCAGGATTTTCCCACTTATCCCAACAAGTTTAATTAACTTGGCTGCTGGAGTCAGCACCGTCACTTTCAAGGATTTTTTATTAGCGACGGCACTTGGCAACCTGATATACTTTTTCTTCCTATCGTTAATTCCATATGGACTCCTATCTGTTGAAATGAACCAATACACGCTAGTTGCACTCGCACTCCTCTTCTTATTATTTTTCATTATCTATAAGCGTGCAAAAAAGAAAAAGAACCTAACCTTATTCAGAAAAAATAGGTGA
- a CDS encoding QueT transporter family protein, which produces MNVRTLVINGLLAALYVAVSLVFKPIAFEMFQFRVPEMLNHLIVFNKKYIYGIVGGVFISNLLFSPMVPYDLIFGVGQSVLALLLVIFVSRFIKGIKGRMIATIIFFTFTMFLIAIELNLAFGLPFWLSWMTTAVGEFVVLLIGAPIIYGMNKRIQFEKWL; this is translated from the coding sequence ATGAATGTTCGTACACTCGTGATAAACGGGTTATTGGCTGCCTTGTATGTGGCGGTCTCATTGGTGTTTAAACCAATAGCTTTTGAGATGTTCCAATTTCGTGTACCGGAAATGTTGAACCATCTTATTGTATTCAATAAAAAATATATCTATGGTATTGTCGGCGGCGTCTTCATATCGAATCTGCTCTTTTCACCGATGGTTCCATATGATTTAATTTTTGGGGTGGGGCAATCCGTACTCGCCTTGCTGCTTGTCATTTTTGTTTCGCGGTTCATAAAAGGCATTAAAGGGCGGATGATCGCCACGATCATCTTTTTCACGTTCACAATGTTTTTAATTGCCATTGAACTGAACCTTGCCTTTGGCTTACCATTCTGGTTAAGCTGGATGACCACGGCTGTCGGTGAATTCGTTGTCCTCTTGATTGGCGCGCCAATCATTTATGGAATGAACAAAAGAATTCAGTTTGAAAAGTGGCTTTAA
- a CDS encoding YbaK/EbsC family protein, producing the protein MSIASVKSHFKQWDREGDVMEFETSSATVSEAAETIGVIPARIAKTLSFRGEGHDAILVVAAGDAKVDNKKFRQMFGFKARMLSPEEVFEQTGHAIGGVCPFGLANDLAVFLDVSMKRFESLFPACGSTNSAIELTPTELFEYSGAKDWVDVCKAWNEEGNEETAAGNAVEGF; encoded by the coding sequence ATGTCTATCGCGAGTGTCAAAAGCCATTTTAAACAATGGGATCGGGAAGGCGATGTAATGGAGTTCGAAACATCGAGCGCTACGGTGAGTGAGGCTGCAGAAACCATCGGCGTTATCCCAGCGAGGATCGCTAAAACTCTTTCCTTTAGGGGGGAAGGTCATGATGCGATTTTGGTTGTAGCGGCTGGGGACGCAAAAGTGGATAATAAGAAATTTCGGCAGATGTTCGGTTTCAAGGCACGGATGCTGTCACCCGAGGAAGTGTTTGAGCAGACCGGCCATGCCATCGGAGGAGTTTGTCCGTTTGGTCTGGCTAACGATCTAGCTGTTTTTCTTGATGTATCAATGAAGCGCTTTGAGTCATTGTTCCCGGCATGCGGCAGTACGAACTCTGCAATAGAACTTACACCCACGGAATTATTTGAATATTCAGGAGCAAAGGATTGGGTGGATGTTTGCAAGGCTTGGAATGAAGAGGGGAATGAGGAAACGGCAGCAGGTAATGCAGTGGAAGGCTTTTGA
- a CDS encoding DUF3892 domain-containing protein has translation MDQFEKAYESYKQQGTPQANQLDSAGKEEIIAVRKNEEDNIIAIKTNSGRELDYPTALSEAKAGILANVDVFHKYGRDILRSEPDGIKENNLDQLPEF, from the coding sequence ATGGACCAATTTGAAAAAGCTTATGAATCCTATAAACAGCAGGGAACACCGCAAGCAAACCAACTTGATTCAGCAGGAAAAGAAGAAATCATCGCCGTAAGGAAAAATGAAGAGGACAATATTATCGCCATCAAGACCAACTCCGGCCGCGAACTCGACTACCCCACTGCCCTTTCGGAAGCCAAAGCAGGCATCCTGGCCAATGTTGACGTCTTTCATAAATATGGACGTGATATATTGCGGAGTGAGCCTGATGGGATAAAAGAAAATAACCTGGATCAACTGCCGGAGTTTTGA